The Brasilonema sennae CENA114 genome includes a region encoding these proteins:
- a CDS encoding MogA/MoaB family molybdenum cofactor biosynthesis protein produces MTHIPHPDTPGITVSCAIVTVSDTRSKQTDKSGQLIQELLRNANHIIEAYAIVKDEPVQIQEQMERLSQYPSLDVVILNGGTGIAPRDTTYDTIQTLLEKTLPGFGELFRFLSYQEIGSRAMTSRSVAGVYKHLLIFSLPGSSNAVRLAMEKLILPELVHLVKQLHNSNSKQ; encoded by the coding sequence ATGACGCACATTCCTCACCCAGACACCCCAGGCATAACAGTAAGTTGCGCGATCGTAACTGTTAGCGACACACGCTCAAAACAGACTGATAAAAGTGGTCAGCTAATTCAAGAATTACTTCGCAATGCCAATCACATCATAGAAGCTTACGCGATTGTCAAGGATGAACCTGTGCAGATTCAAGAGCAAATGGAACGACTGAGTCAGTATCCAAGTCTAGATGTCGTAATTTTAAATGGTGGTACAGGGATTGCGCCAAGAGATACAACATATGATACAATTCAAACATTGTTAGAAAAAACCCTGCCTGGGTTTGGTGAGTTGTTCCGCTTTTTAAGTTACCAAGAAATTGGTTCGCGAGCGATGACATCTCGGTCTGTTGCTGGTGTGTACAAGCACCTACTCATCTTTTCCCTTCCAGGCTCCAGCAATGCAGTAAGACTGGCAATGGAAAAACTCATTTTGCCGGAACTTGTTCATTTAGTGAAGCAGCTACACAATTCAAACAGTAAACAGTGA
- a CDS encoding ABC transporter permease subunit (The N-terminal region of this protein, as described by TIGR01726, is a three transmembrane segment that identifies a subfamily of ABC transporter permease subunits, which specificities that include histidine, arginine, glutamine, glutamate, L-cystine (sic), the opines (in Agrobacterium) octopine and nopaline, etc.) has product MKKRKVWFLTVLFTPILMISLITSSSHSLKAASSLGKDTLTMVTSPDYPPYEFYDTNKGDRQIVGFDVDIAKTVAQELGFQLKIMESDFNGLIPALQANRADFAMAGMTPTPERKKNIDFSIIYYQAKDTIVAPKNSNIKQPQDLAFKKVGVQLGTIQEQNAKKIAQKVTGIQLKQLNKVAEIIQEIKSGRIDAAIVEDAVARGFVQANPELAFNVIPSEHRSGSAIAFPKASSFVEPFNKVLQQMKDKGELEKLATKWFSQTTSTTTVSSSPSKGGLNLDFSRIIPDIPFILKGIPLTLLFTLLSVFLGLIWGTVLSLCKITGIKPLVWLANAYTSVFRGTPLLLQLALVYYATPQLTGYNISALEAGVLTFTLNSGAYMSETIRGGIQAVDKGQAEAAMSMGIPYSLMMWDIILPQALKNILPALVNETIGLLKDSALVSTIGVVEILRSAQIVGANKYIYFEPLLFAGLIYYLLVMGMTKSASVLENRLRQNE; this is encoded by the coding sequence ATGAAGAAAAGAAAAGTATGGTTCTTAACCGTCCTGTTTACACCAATACTAATGATTAGTCTGATCACAAGTTCTAGTCATTCTCTCAAAGCAGCCTCATCTTTAGGCAAAGACACCCTCACGATGGTTACTTCTCCAGATTATCCGCCTTATGAGTTTTATGATACTAACAAAGGTGATAGGCAAATTGTTGGTTTTGATGTAGATATAGCCAAAACTGTTGCTCAAGAACTAGGATTTCAACTCAAGATTATGGAATCCGATTTTAATGGACTTATTCCAGCACTTCAAGCAAATCGCGCTGATTTTGCTATGGCTGGGATGACTCCCACTCCAGAACGTAAGAAAAATATTGACTTTTCAATTATTTATTACCAAGCAAAAGATACAATTGTCGCTCCTAAAAATAGCAACATAAAACAGCCCCAAGATCTGGCTTTTAAAAAAGTTGGAGTACAACTAGGAACTATCCAAGAGCAAAATGCTAAAAAAATTGCTCAAAAAGTTACAGGGATTCAGCTAAAGCAGCTCAATAAAGTAGCGGAAATCATTCAGGAAATTAAATCAGGACGAATTGATGCAGCAATAGTTGAGGATGCTGTTGCTAGGGGATTCGTCCAAGCCAATCCAGAATTGGCTTTTAACGTTATTCCCTCAGAACACAGGAGTGGATCGGCGATCGCTTTTCCTAAAGCTTCCTCTTTTGTAGAACCTTTTAATAAAGTTCTGCAACAAATGAAGGATAAAGGAGAATTAGAAAAATTAGCAACCAAATGGTTTTCCCAAACAACCTCAACCACTACCGTATCTTCATCTCCTTCTAAAGGCGGACTAAATTTAGACTTTTCTAGAATTATCCCAGATATTCCCTTTATCCTCAAAGGCATTCCTCTAACGTTGTTATTTACGCTGTTGTCAGTATTTCTAGGATTAATTTGGGGTACAGTTCTGTCTTTGTGCAAAATTACTGGTATCAAGCCCCTAGTCTGGCTTGCTAACGCCTATACCTCCGTATTTCGAGGCACACCTTTGTTGTTACAGTTAGCTTTAGTTTACTATGCGACACCGCAGCTTACTGGCTATAACATTTCGGCTTTAGAAGCAGGGGTATTAACTTTTACCCTTAACTCTGGGGCTTATATGTCGGAAACTATCCGGGGTGGAATTCAAGCAGTAGATAAAGGACAAGCTGAGGCGGCGATGTCTATGGGTATTCCTTACTCGTTGATGATGTGGGACATAATTTTGCCGCAAGCATTGAAAAATATTCTACCAGCATTAGTAAATGAAACTATTGGATTATTGAAAGACTCGGCTTTGGTATCAACAATTGGTGTAGTGGAAATATTACGCAGTGCTCAAATTGTTGGTGCAAATAAATATATTTACTTTGAGCCTCTGCTGTTCGCGGGGTTAATTTACTATCTTTTAGTTATGGGTATGACTAAGAGTGCATCCGTTTTAGAAAACAGGTTAAGACAAAATGAGTAA
- a CDS encoding GNAT family N-acetyltransferase encodes MEIITKRFLLREFVEEDEPAFIAYHADPQYAEFCAPEEVTPEYARSLLGLFGQWAVEQPRTNYQFAIAHLHNPQEIFGCCGLRREGYGPDKAELGIELAPQCWGRYGYAIEVARALIEFGFRDLGLKEIRGISVSANSRVERLARRYGFVAVGTRPGSAWMQTRGWSQIEWQLTRETWEGSGRTLKP; translated from the coding sequence ATGGAGATCATTACCAAAAGATTTTTGCTGCGCGAGTTTGTTGAGGAAGATGAGCCTGCATTTATTGCTTACCATGCCGATCCGCAGTATGCGGAGTTTTGTGCGCCAGAAGAGGTAACACCTGAGTATGCACGATCGCTTCTGGGGCTTTTCGGTCAATGGGCAGTCGAACAGCCACGTACCAATTATCAGTTTGCAATCGCTCACCTCCACAACCCCCAGGAAATATTTGGCTGCTGCGGTCTGCGTCGCGAAGGCTATGGTCCTGACAAAGCGGAACTAGGAATCGAACTAGCACCACAGTGCTGGGGCCGTTACGGCTACGCAATTGAGGTTGCTAGGGCGCTGATCGAGTTTGGGTTCCGCGATCTGGGGTTGAAAGAGATTCGAGGAATTTCTGTTAGTGCGAATTCACGGGTGGAACGCTTGGCGCGCCGATATGGGTTTGTAGCAGTTGGGACACGCCCAGGTTCAGCTTGGATGCAAACGCGAGGATGGAGTCAAATCGAATGGCAACTTACACGGGAAACATGGGAGGGTAGCGGACGGACTCTCAAACCCTGA
- the ppk1 gene encoding polyphosphate kinase 1 gives MPKSKKAAHQIDLNDPQYYLNRELSWLEFNKRVLHEACDSRTPLLERLKFLAIWSSNLDEFFMVRVAALKQQVEAKISMLASDARTPEQQLDEISSMLRPLVAKEHEQFEKVLRPQLAEHGIHILDYIDLSQKQRSYLDKYYEEQIFPVVTPLAVDPGHPFPYISNLSLNLAVVVKNPETQEELFARVKVPTVLPRFLALPPDLGIQNNGKPAVWTGVPLEQAIAHNLESLFPGMSIQEYHTFRITRDADLGLKEDEADDLLLAIEQELRKRRVGGDALRLEIHSQTPESIKKRLLEDLELEENDVYQVDGIIGLKDMMYFMSLPVPELKDEPWQAVVHPRLQRIRNPNLNPEMREIEEGKDFFTVIREKDLFVHHPYQSFSSSVVNFIVYAAHDPNVLAIKMTLYRTSSDSPIINALIAAAENGKQVSVLVELKARFDEENNIYWAKRLERVGIHVVYGLVGLKTHSKIVMVVRREQDRIARYVHIGTGNYNHKTARLYTDLGLFSCNEELGADVTDVFNFLTGYSRQKSYRKVLVAPVTMRDRFLSLIQREIENIHNGLTGRIVAKMNSLVDPQIICHLYEASRAGVQIDLIVRGICCLRPGLKDISENIRVISIVGRFLEHSRIFYFHNNGQEEIYIGSADWMRRNLDRRVEVITPILDADIAKDLQEILGIMLADNRQAWELQPDGSYIQRRPGEEVPEASSQKILMSMALNSNAN, from the coding sequence ATGCCAAAATCAAAGAAGGCCGCTCATCAAATCGATCTCAACGACCCTCAATACTATCTCAACCGAGAGTTAAGCTGGCTAGAGTTTAATAAAAGGGTGCTACATGAAGCCTGCGACTCACGAACACCCCTTCTAGAACGGCTTAAATTTTTGGCAATATGGAGTTCTAACCTAGATGAATTCTTTATGGTGCGCGTTGCAGCACTTAAGCAGCAAGTAGAAGCAAAGATTAGCATGTTAGCTTCTGATGCTCGCACGCCAGAACAACAGTTAGACGAAATTAGCTCTATGCTGCGTCCGTTAGTCGCCAAAGAGCATGAACAATTTGAGAAAGTCTTACGACCTCAACTTGCCGAGCATGGTATACACATCTTAGATTATATAGATTTATCTCAAAAGCAGAGAAGTTACTTAGACAAATACTACGAAGAGCAAATCTTCCCTGTCGTGACTCCTCTTGCTGTTGATCCTGGGCATCCTTTTCCCTACATTTCCAATCTCAGCTTGAATCTGGCTGTTGTTGTCAAAAACCCAGAAACACAAGAAGAATTGTTTGCCAGAGTCAAAGTTCCTACAGTTTTGCCACGATTTTTGGCTTTACCGCCAGATTTGGGAATTCAAAATAATGGCAAACCAGCAGTGTGGACAGGGGTTCCTTTGGAACAGGCGATCGCCCATAACTTAGAGTCCCTCTTTCCAGGAATGAGTATACAAGAATATCACACCTTCCGTATAACCCGTGATGCTGACTTGGGATTAAAAGAAGATGAAGCCGATGATTTGCTGTTGGCTATTGAGCAGGAACTGCGAAAACGGCGCGTTGGTGGAGATGCTTTGCGGTTAGAAATACATTCTCAAACTCCTGAATCAATCAAAAAACGACTGTTGGAGGATTTAGAATTAGAAGAAAATGATGTTTACCAAGTAGATGGTATTATCGGACTCAAGGATATGATGTACTTCATGTCTTTACCCGTCCCAGAACTCAAAGACGAACCGTGGCAAGCTGTTGTACATCCTCGCTTACAAAGGATTAGAAACCCAAATCTAAATCCAGAGATGCGGGAGATAGAAGAAGGAAAAGATTTTTTTACAGTTATTCGAGAAAAGGATTTATTTGTACACCATCCCTATCAATCCTTTTCAAGTTCTGTGGTGAACTTTATTGTCTATGCTGCCCATGATCCGAATGTGCTGGCAATTAAAATGACTCTTTATCGGACTTCTTCTGACTCACCGATAATAAATGCCTTAATTGCAGCTGCTGAAAATGGTAAGCAGGTTTCTGTACTGGTGGAACTCAAGGCACGGTTTGATGAAGAGAATAATATCTACTGGGCGAAGCGGTTGGAAAGGGTTGGAATTCACGTAGTTTACGGTTTAGTCGGTCTTAAAACTCACAGTAAAATTGTTATGGTCGTCCGGCGCGAACAAGACCGTATTGCTCGCTATGTACATATTGGGACTGGTAATTACAACCATAAAACGGCACGACTTTATACAGATTTGGGATTATTTAGTTGTAATGAAGAGTTGGGAGCGGATGTTACAGATGTTTTCAATTTCTTAACAGGATACTCGCGGCAAAAGTCATACCGAAAAGTTTTGGTTGCACCTGTCACGATGCGCGATCGCTTTCTTTCTCTGATTCAGCGAGAAATCGAAAATATTCATAATGGCTTGACTGGGCGGATTGTTGCCAAAATGAATTCATTGGTAGATCCCCAAATCATCTGCCATTTATACGAAGCTTCCCGCGCTGGCGTGCAAATTGACTTAATTGTGCGTGGAATTTGCTGTTTACGCCCTGGACTAAAAGATATTAGTGAAAATATTCGCGTGATTAGTATTGTTGGTCGCTTTTTGGAACACTCCCGCATTTTTTATTTTCATAACAATGGGCAGGAGGAAATTTACATCGGTAGTGCCGATTGGATGCGACGTAATTTAGATCGTCGGGTAGAAGTTATCACCCCAATCTTAGATGCAGACATTGCCAAAGATTTGCAAGAAATCTTAGGAATTATGCTGGCAGATAACCGCCAAGCTTGGGAATTACAACCAGATGGTAGTTATATTCAAAGACGCCCTGGTGAAGAAGTTCCAGAAGCAAGTTCACAAAAAATTCTCATGTCAATGGCTTTAAACTCAAACGCGAATTAA
- a CDS encoding alpha/beta hydrolase family protein has translation MTTCQVLLVACFSTALMVFSIRKAAAVTFSDAPLFQDVASYTTTITANNDLADIYYPNPSNLKTSNYSFPVALLLQGANIDKSNYSNYANLVARYGFVVVVPNHLRTSPQTGRIGLLPELSQINAVLSQMKVDSQNPTTPVSGIVDTQKLGLLGHSAGGYAGLAAIANACLPFFCEDSFNRPQELKAGAFFGSFLRNLSTQEFVPINNSGIPVALLHGTLDSINTIETANLTYEQIQEPPKLFVTIDGANHYGITNINDPSKSGYEKNTPTIPQDVATETIARWSGLFLRASILGDKSAFDYVYFTGDMKDANVSVTKQIKPIPEAPLTLGVMAISTWSVLSRLKKWLSIKTSSEVTTDS, from the coding sequence GTGACTACATGTCAAGTCCTGTTAGTAGCTTGTTTCAGCACGGCTCTAATGGTATTTAGTATAAGGAAAGCTGCTGCTGTAACTTTCAGTGATGCTCCATTGTTTCAAGATGTTGCTAGCTACACGACAACTATCACAGCTAATAATGATTTAGCCGATATCTACTACCCCAATCCATCAAATTTAAAAACTAGCAATTATTCATTCCCTGTGGCACTTTTATTGCAAGGTGCAAATATTGATAAATCAAATTACTCTAATTACGCTAATTTAGTAGCCCGCTACGGATTTGTGGTAGTTGTACCCAATCACCTCAGAACTTCACCACAAACTGGTAGGATAGGACTATTACCAGAACTCTCACAAATCAATGCTGTTTTGTCACAGATGAAGGTAGATTCGCAAAATCCTACAACCCCAGTGAGTGGTATTGTTGATACGCAAAAATTAGGATTGCTTGGTCATTCTGCGGGAGGCTATGCTGGATTAGCAGCGATCGCAAACGCTTGTCTTCCCTTTTTTTGTGAAGACTCTTTCAATCGACCACAAGAACTGAAAGCAGGAGCGTTTTTTGGTTCTTTTCTACGAAATTTATCAACTCAAGAGTTCGTCCCTATCAACAATTCAGGAATTCCTGTTGCCTTATTACACGGAACGCTTGATAGCATAAATACTATTGAAACAGCAAACTTAACTTACGAGCAAATTCAAGAGCCGCCCAAATTATTTGTCACCATTGATGGTGCCAACCACTACGGGATTACGAATATCAATGACCCTTCAAAGTCTGGATATGAAAAAAACACACCTACTATACCTCAAGATGTAGCAACTGAAACTATAGCCCGTTGGAGTGGATTGTTTTTACGTGCCAGCATTCTTGGTGACAAAAGCGCTTTTGATTACGTCTATTTTACAGGTGATATGAAAGATGCAAATGTCAGTGTCACCAAACAAATAAAGCCTATTCCTGAAGCACCCTTAACATTGGGAGTGATGGCAATAAGTACCTGGAGTGTGTTATCGCGATTGAAAAAATGGTTATCAATAAAGACAAGTAGCGAAGTCACCACCGATAGTTGA
- a CDS encoding NUDIX hydrolase → MDTDETIFSTDWVTVKNTSKGFHYLQRKGKDSIAVFLLRKNETNPQNYEVLIRQQPLCIDNTEIDGLLKLFPCPITGAIDEGELPEEAAIREVYEEAGFSVKVLPLGKYIVGTQTNEICYMYYADVTGIEPDIAQQDGSYLESISKNEWHPFQYLSDCDYSACQIGYFRLREIS, encoded by the coding sequence ATGGATACTGATGAGACGATTTTCAGTACCGATTGGGTTACTGTCAAGAATACATCTAAAGGATTTCATTATTTACAAAGAAAAGGGAAAGACTCAATTGCAGTATTTTTGTTGAGAAAAAATGAAACGAATCCCCAAAATTACGAAGTTTTAATTAGACAGCAACCTCTTTGTATTGATAATACAGAAATTGATGGGCTATTGAAACTTTTTCCCTGTCCCATTACAGGCGCGATCGATGAAGGTGAATTGCCAGAAGAAGCAGCAATCAGAGAAGTTTATGAAGAAGCAGGTTTTTCTGTTAAGGTTTTACCGCTAGGTAAGTACATCGTTGGGACTCAAACCAATGAAATTTGTTATATGTATTATGCTGATGTCACAGGTATAGAGCCTGATATTGCTCAGCAGGATGGTTCTTATTTAGAATCTATTAGTAAAAATGAATGGCATCCTTTCCAGTATTTAAGTGATTGCGATTATTCAGCTTGTCAGATAGGTTATTTCAGATTACGAGAGATTAGTTAA
- a CDS encoding sensor histidine kinase: protein MFQATRRRLALWYTAVTAVLLLLFASGVYLYVRSTLIERIDDTLNHVVEVVERSLIIEAVNSDFGQSRINIDATFRDNTDTAEDDHIDLEWFSPTGELLWSTLSQPLNIPLHANRTGETVKVLRNQDKSIQNFEYSSTPPLLLRQVTERVQVGRQVLGYLRVSHPWFEVTKPSRELIVDLALSFGLMLFSVAASGWFLSGKAMEPVHESYQRLKQFTADASHELRSPITLIQTNVQVALSELELSEADSSIPSHYRQQLKVVERLTQRLGKLVNDLLFLARQDSGISKESFSPCPVDALLMEVVEEQQLLATEKKITFSLDLIDPPVCETDPELLDNWFTVVGNWDQLVRLFTNLIGNALQYTPSGGCVNLELARVEATNRVSGLRSNSTHLLFKVNDTGIGIPAEALPRLFDRFYRVDPARTHTAKSIATQSATGSGLGLAIAQAIVENHQGQIYVESALGSGTTVTVTLPVTFDS from the coding sequence ATGTTTCAAGCTACTCGTCGCCGTCTTGCCCTATGGTACACTGCTGTGACAGCTGTGTTACTGCTGCTGTTTGCAAGTGGGGTATATTTGTATGTGCGTAGTACACTGATTGAGCGGATTGATGATACTTTGAATCATGTGGTGGAAGTGGTAGAGCGATCGCTCATCATTGAAGCAGTAAACTCAGATTTTGGTCAATCCCGTATCAATATAGATGCCACTTTTCGCGATAATACGGACACTGCAGAAGATGACCACATCGATCTTGAATGGTTTAGCCCCACTGGTGAATTACTTTGGTCTACTTTGTCACAACCTCTGAATATTCCATTGCATGCGAACCGTACAGGTGAGACTGTCAAAGTTTTGAGGAACCAAGACAAATCAATTCAAAATTTTGAATATTCCTCCACTCCCCCACTCCTGTTGAGACAAGTGACAGAACGGGTGCAAGTTGGTCGGCAAGTCTTAGGATATTTGCGTGTTAGTCATCCGTGGTTTGAAGTCACAAAACCTAGTCGTGAGTTAATTGTTGATTTAGCACTCTCGTTTGGATTGATGCTATTTTCTGTTGCAGCAAGTGGCTGGTTTCTTTCAGGTAAAGCGATGGAACCAGTACATGAATCATATCAACGTCTTAAACAGTTTACCGCGGATGCTTCTCATGAATTAAGAAGTCCAATTACGTTGATTCAAACTAATGTGCAAGTCGCTTTAAGTGAGTTGGAATTATCCGAAGCAGACAGTTCTATTCCATCGCACTATCGGCAACAATTGAAAGTGGTAGAACGACTCACGCAACGCTTGGGCAAGTTAGTCAACGATTTACTGTTTCTCGCAAGACAGGATAGTGGTATCAGCAAAGAAAGTTTTTCTCCCTGTCCTGTTGATGCTTTGTTAATGGAAGTGGTTGAAGAACAGCAACTGTTAGCGACAGAAAAAAAGATTACTTTCTCTCTAGACTTGATTGATCCTCCTGTTTGCGAAACAGATCCCGAATTACTCGACAATTGGTTTACAGTTGTTGGCAACTGGGATCAACTGGTACGGTTATTCACAAATTTGATTGGCAATGCTTTGCAATACACTCCTTCTGGAGGATGCGTAAATCTAGAGCTAGCACGTGTTGAGGCAACAAATCGCGTTTCTGGACTACGTTCCAACTCTACCCACTTGCTCTTTAAAGTGAACGACACTGGTATTGGTATCCCTGCTGAGGCGCTACCCCGTTTATTTGACCGTTTTTACCGGGTAGATCCAGCGCGTACTCACACGGCTAAAAGTATCGCAACACAAAGTGCGACTGGTTCAGGATTGGGGCTGGCGATCGCCCAAGCCATAGTCGAGAACCACCAAGGGCAAATTTATGTAGAAAGTGCTCTAGGCAGTGGGACTACTGTCACCGTTACTTTACCCGTTACTTTTGATTCTTAA
- a CDS encoding DUF2267 domain-containing protein has translation MTNTPESLDEKQPSAVPESSDAKKSSPIDSKDIPFLEKIKVKAGLEDIYDARDFTEVVFRVMRDLMTTEAADRVAEELQGKPAEITDEKALQNDIVELWKDTNPIVGFLSRVRPPWQGPGIFKIDSDRFLFRVANEGGLSRNVDREEAVKAVFSATKEELSPERIQEIASWLPDRVLQLWEEA, from the coding sequence ATGACAAATACCCCAGAATCTTTAGATGAAAAACAACCATCTGCTGTTCCAGAATCTTCAGATGCCAAAAAATCATCTCCTATCGATTCAAAAGATATCCCTTTTTTAGAGAAGATAAAGGTTAAAGCGGGCCTAGAGGACATTTACGACGCTAGGGATTTTACGGAAGTGGTCTTCCGTGTGATGCGTGACCTCATGACCACCGAAGCCGCAGACCGAGTTGCTGAGGAACTACAAGGTAAGCCAGCTGAAATCACTGATGAAAAAGCGCTGCAAAATGATATTGTAGAGCTTTGGAAAGACACAAATCCAATTGTCGGCTTCTTGAGTCGGGTTCGTCCACCTTGGCAAGGTCCTGGAATTTTTAAGATTGATTCTGACCGCTTCTTATTCCGAGTCGCTAATGAAGGTGGATTGTCACGCAATGTAGACCGAGAAGAGGCTGTTAAGGCTGTATTTTCTGCTACTAAAGAAGAATTATCTCCAGAAAGAATTCAAGAGATTGCGAGCTGGTTGCCTGATAGAGTTCTTCAACTTTGGGAAGAAGCTTAA
- a CDS encoding sigma-70 family RNA polymerase sigma factor yields MQIPYFAEAHHPLIKSLFYHTDNELVTLVQQNPDAGRYFTAIFCRYNPIVYTLIRHSARSPVQADYLFALTWRHIYYELIGLDLNNSQFAKDNLTMQNWLINMTAYCINDIQLPPTEAIHYSIKTTSPPLLCYVEQALDQLPPILRLMVLMAQTFRWSETRIAAYLQAEGETINPNEIVHFLQEGYRMMEEKLPTDIRAIYLSENVLQPGSA; encoded by the coding sequence GTGCAAATTCCTTATTTCGCGGAAGCTCATCACCCATTAATAAAGTCACTGTTCTATCACACTGACAACGAACTGGTGACTCTTGTTCAGCAAAACCCCGATGCAGGTAGATACTTCACAGCGATTTTTTGTCGCTATAACCCGATAGTCTACACCTTGATTCGGCATTCTGCGCGATCGCCTGTGCAAGCTGATTATCTTTTTGCGCTCACCTGGCGACATATTTATTACGAACTGATTGGACTTGATTTAAACAATAGCCAATTTGCCAAAGATAATCTCACTATGCAAAATTGGCTGATTAATATGACAGCTTACTGTATAAACGATATTCAACTCCCTCCGACAGAAGCAATTCATTATTCTATCAAGACGACTTCTCCACCATTATTGTGTTATGTAGAACAAGCATTAGACCAATTGCCACCCATTTTGCGATTAATGGTTTTGATGGCTCAAACCTTTCGTTGGAGCGAAACTAGAATTGCTGCTTACCTGCAAGCTGAAGGAGAAACTATCAACCCAAACGAGATAGTACATTTTCTTCAAGAAGGTTATCGTATGATGGAAGAGAAATTGCCAACAGATATCCGCGCCATCTACCTAAGTGAAAATGTTCTTCAACCTGGAAGTGCCTAG
- a CDS encoding glyoxalase-like domain protein has product MVIAVSMSQFLIERFILGSFLPSLPLDSLFSTQGIMVMLLAAYAGAMWMFLTSAPKVHTVMVSDLEVARQLYEGQLDLPAAEVPLHYYYNYEQTLGATGVDPLYLSSTPSFSGSRMSNASEGLWYQLKKNTQLHIIMGASLGNKNQQRHVCFDRDCLEMILMRVETRGLKFKIRSEKPLNFLVKDYEGRIIEMAEVAS; this is encoded by the coding sequence ATGGTTATAGCAGTTAGCATGTCACAGTTCCTGATCGAGCGTTTCATCCTAGGTTCTTTTTTGCCATCCCTGCCGTTAGATAGCCTTTTCTCTACCCAAGGTATCATGGTGATGCTACTAGCAGCCTATGCTGGTGCGATGTGGATGTTTCTTACCAGTGCCCCAAAAGTACATACTGTGATGGTGTCAGATTTGGAGGTGGCACGACAGTTGTATGAAGGACAGCTAGATTTGCCAGCGGCTGAAGTGCCTTTACACTACTATTACAACTACGAGCAAACTTTAGGTGCTACGGGAGTTGATCCGCTTTACCTGTCTAGCACTCCCTCCTTTTCCGGCAGCAGAATGAGCAATGCTAGCGAGGGGCTTTGGTATCAGCTAAAGAAAAATACTCAGCTGCACATTATTATGGGAGCAAGTTTAGGCAATAAAAATCAGCAACGCCACGTTTGCTTTGACCGCGATTGCCTAGAAATGATTTTAATGCGAGTGGAAACACGGGGGTTAAAATTCAAGATTCGCAGCGAGAAGCCATTGAATTTTCTGGTTAAGGACTACGAAGGGCGCATTATTGAAATGGCTGAAGTAGCGAGTTAG